The Quadrisphaera sp. DSM 44207 genome window below encodes:
- a CDS encoding arginine repressor translates to MSIPATRAARHARITDLLGRTAVRSQAELADLLAADGLAVTQATLSRDLVELGAVKVRSEHGLVYAVPAEGGDRTPRPAVGAGVADARLGRLCEDLLVTAEACANLVVLRTPPGAAQFLASAVDHAAVPEVLGCVAGDDTVLLVARTADGGAELAARLLALADGRESAPHGADDPSLPPEGASP, encoded by the coding sequence GTGAGCATCCCCGCCACCCGCGCCGCCCGCCACGCCCGCATCACCGACCTGCTGGGGCGCACCGCCGTGCGCTCGCAGGCCGAGCTGGCCGACCTGCTCGCCGCCGACGGGCTCGCCGTCACCCAGGCCACGCTCTCCCGCGACCTCGTCGAGCTCGGGGCGGTCAAGGTGCGCTCCGAGCACGGCCTCGTGTACGCCGTCCCGGCCGAGGGCGGGGACCGCACGCCGCGCCCCGCCGTCGGCGCCGGCGTCGCCGACGCCCGGCTCGGCCGCCTGTGCGAGGACCTCCTCGTCACCGCCGAGGCCTGCGCCAACCTCGTCGTCCTGCGCACCCCGCCCGGGGCGGCGCAGTTCCTCGCCTCCGCCGTCGACCACGCCGCCGTGCCCGAGGTGCTCGGGTGCGTCGCCGGGGACGACACCGTGCTGCTCGTCGCGCGCACCGCGGACGGCGGCGCCGAGCTGGCGGCGCGCTTGCTCGCCCTCGCCGACGGGCGCGAGTCCGCACCGCACGGCGCGGACGACCCGTCCCTGCC